The segment CTATCTCCCGCATCAGCATCTGTAAACATCCCCGTAGGCACTGCGAAGCTAAATACGGCACCTTCGCTGGCCAATTGATCAGATATTGGAAGACTGACTTGAGGCGCTGTGTTCGTTGATGGCTGCCCCTGTGCGGGTGCCGTATAAATATCACCCGTCGTAGCATAGTTATATGCATAGTCGCCGCCAGCCAATCCCACCGTAGAGGTGATATCGAAATTGGCGATTACATCAGCCGTGAACAGCGGAATTGAAGTTCCTTGATTGTAGGCGTCAATTAATTCGTTCTTTCTCGCATTGATGATGCCGAGCAGGTCAAAAACTTGGCCGCCGTTGATATTTAGAAATTGTAGCTGTTCAACAAATGCATCGTTACTGACGATTCCGGTACCATCGTCATAGGTATATTGCCAATTGATATCAACACTATCGCCCGTTGCGCTCCCAATTTGAAGATGCAACATTGACCACGTATTACCATTTCCGTAGTCTTCAAACTGAAGCGAGGCAGTCACATCTTCTGGATGGATACCCATACCCAATGACAATGTATCAATACCACCAGAATTTCCAGTTAGTGTCGAAAGATCCCAAATAAAGTCTCCACCGTCACCTGGGTTAAAGAGATAGACATCATTGCCGTCATCACCCTCTAGATCATCCGCACCTTCTTTACCCACAAAAATGTCAGTTCCTTGCGAACCAGTGAAATAGTCATTCCCAGCGGTACCTTCGAAAACCCAGGTCGTTGGAACTGGCCCTAAATAATTAAGCAGGTCTGATCGCGTCAACGTAACATCAGAGAATTGATAATTTTCGATACCAAACCCGAGAAAATCATTGTCCCCGCGCTGGGCCACATAGACAGAGGCATCGGGATTACTTTTTGAAGTGATTTTGATGCCCAAACGGCCATCACTGTCCGGCGCGACCCAGCTGAGCTTTACATCCGCCAGATTGACGTTAACCTTCAGAGTATCTTCCGCAAGCACCAAACCATTAGTAAAAATGGCCTGTAATTCAGGGATCAGCGTGGTCAGTGTCGCTTCCGGCCCTTTTAGGGTTTGAATGTTCTGTTCATACGTGCCTGACATAGCTTCATAAAGCAAGGTCCCAATATCACTGCTCGTAAAAAGCCCATTATCAACGATATGGGTTTCAGTCGCTTCACTCAGGTCAACAACGTATCGATCCGAGCCGCCAGAACCGTACAAATAGTTCCATCCTGCGCCCCCAGAGAGTACATCATCACCTGCATAGCCAAAGAGGACATCACTACCCTGCCCGCCGGACAAGAAATCGCCAGTACTCCCGCCAAACAGCCAATCGTTACCCTCTCCCCCCTCAATGCACAACGGTCCGTAAAATGAGGTACTTCCAACCGCTTCCCAAATCGAACCCGGCTGATAAATGGCTTCTGTGCCCACAACATCATCACCGGCACCGGCATCGATCACGGAAATTCTATCGTTGTAGGACAATACCGCGACTTCGCGCATCGCTATATTGTTATAAACACCCTCATTTCCTGTCAGCTCACCAGCAGGAACGTTTTCCGGTCTCACATAACCGGAATCGTAAATTCTGGCCAAAGAATGGTTAATAGTATTATTCGTGTTTCCGAGCGCCAGGAGTGATCCCATTTTAAAATAGGCTCGCTCTTTACGGAATGTGTATTCGGTTGCGGTAGCTGGCAGGATATTATCAGCACCATCTGAGCCCGCCACCTTATTGATCGTGGCATATTCCTCGAATCTCTGAAACACGTCGTCCATCAACTGGATATTCACCCCGCGCCCAGGAACACTTTTAAGCAAATAATTCAACGGATCGATGCCATACGGCAATTTTTCGCTACCTGATGTCAGCTCCGGCATAAGGCTATTATCAGGAAGCCCCTGCACAAGCGTAAGGTCTACCCGGCCTTTTATAGGCGTCAGCTCTCGTGAATAATAATCAAGTGCTGCATAGGCTGATTCGATGTAACGTTCACGCTCGTCATCGATTAAATTAGTGCTGTTCTGCTGAGGGTCCAGAATCCGGGCCACAGGAATTACCGTGCCGCTCGTATAGGTAAACTGCCAGGCATCAGGATTTATGAAATAATTCTCAATTGTCGCTGAGCCAGCGGTATTTTTCCAACTCATGACCAGAGAATCGCCGGAACGGGACGCCGTCATATCACCCACTACCATGCCAGGCGATAAACGGACAACGTTGAGCGACCCATCTTGGACATCATCACGCACGATAACATTGCCCGGCACATTACCAACGATATAAACATCGCTACCGCTACCGCCCAATAGCAGGTCGTCACCACCATTGCCGTTGAGAATGTCGTTATCGGCGCCGCCATCCAGTACGTCGGCCATATCGCCACCGATCAATCGATCATTGCCGCCACCGCCGGAAAGATGATTCTGCCCCCCATCGTTACCGCGCAATGTATCGTTGCCGGGACCACCGATCTGTTGCGAGCTGGCCTGCGTTAAAATGGTTCTATCCCATGCAGTACCATCCGCGAAGCGAACCTCGCCTATCGAACTTTGAGGGTCTACGAACCAACCCCGGACAAAAATCTGATTGCCGCTGCCATCGATCAGAACAAGGTCATCTACAGATTTTGCGGCAGTGATATCACTCTTATTGATATCATTCCCAAACTGGATAACATCTCCACCATCATCAGTATTGATCGAATCTATTCCCCAATTAGCATTAAACAGATAGGTATCATTCCCTATGCCGCCAGAAAGCTCATCGTCTCCCGTGCCGCCGGTGAGTTGATCATCACCGTCATCGCCAAAGAGGATATCAGTGCCAGCGCCACCATCGAGCAAGTCATTGCCACTCCCACCGAATAACCCGTCTTTACCTCCGTCGCCAGAGAGCGAATCCGAGCCGTCACCACCCCATAACGCATCGTCATTTTCGCCGCCAGCCAATGCATCATCACCGGCATCACCATGGAGCACATCATTACCTAACCCCCCGCTAAGCGTATCATTGCCGATTCCGCCAGACAGAGTATCGTCGCCTTCATCCCCAGCGAGCACGTCATTACCGGCACCCCCAGAAAGATTATCTACACCAGCGCCGCCTCTCAAAATATCGTCGCCTAAATCACCGATAAGATTATCTTTCCCATCACCACCTAATAGGGTATCCGCGCCATCACCGCCGTTTAATAAATCATCGCCAGTACCACCATCGAGGGAATCGTTACCATCACCACCCCATAACTTATCAGCACCTGCGCCTCCCTCTAATGAATCATCGCCTGATTCACCCAGGAGTCGATCGTCGCCCTCACCACCCAGCAGCACATCGTTACCACCGCCGCCGAACAGAGTATCGTTGCCCAAACCACCATCGAGATGGTCGTTGCCATGTAATGAAATGTCGATACCGAGAGAATCGCCTTCCAACACGTCATCGCCGGCACCACCGATCAGCGTATCGGAGCCGCCACTGCCAATTAACGTGTCATTACCCGCGCCGCCATCGAGATAGTCGTTTCCATACAGCGCAGCGGCAAGACCAACAGCATCGCCATCCATCGTGTCATCACCGTCACCTCCCAACAGCGTATCCGAGCCGCCGTCACCTACTAGAACGTCATTTCCGGCGCCGCCGTCGAGCGTGTCATCACCTACCGCACTGTCTGGCACACTGGCATCATCACCGTATAGCTGGTCCATGCCGTCGCCGCCCAGCAACGTATCAGCACCACCGCCACCGTATAAGATATCGTTACCCAGACCGCCTTCGAGATGGTCATTGCCGTACTGTTTGTTGACAACAAGGCTGGGCGCATCGCCTTCCAAAATATCGTTACCGTCACCGCCGATTAACGTATCATTGCCGGAACCACCCAACTGATGTGATGCAACTTGCAGAAGGTCATTTGCATTCCACACTGTTCCATCAGAGAAGCGGAATTGCTCAACTCGAGCAGAAGGATTGGTATACCAGTCTTTAATAATGATCTGATTACCCTGCCCATCCAGCAGATAGAGATCGTTTCCGGTCTGGAGCGTATAGAAATTAGCGCTACTGACATTGGAATTGATATCGACAATATCGACACCACTCTCTTCCTGAATAACATCAACCCCCCAATTGCCAGAGAAGTTATAAGTGTCATTACCGGAACCGCCTTGCAGCCCGTCATTACCTTCGCCGCCATCAAGCTCATCGTCGCCTCGTCCGCCAAACAAAAGATCACTGCCGGCACCGCCGCTTAAGCGGTCATTTCCCGCGACATCAATGGCGTCCTGATACTGCCGATAAACTCCTTTAGCAGTAATGGCATAGCTTGAGTCTGCATAATTATCAGTATATGCAAGCGACATGTCTGCTTCGTACTGAGCTTTGTAAATGTCCCCAAAAAGAATGTCATCACCATCACCACCGTCAAGCTGGTCATCGCCCGCTTCACCATACAAGGTGTCGTTGTCACGGCCGCCATACAGTTGGTCATTCCCGCCACCACCGAAAATGATATCGTTGCCGTCGTCGCCGCTGAGAATGTCGTCGCCCACCCGGGTTTGATCGACGTCGCGGGTGAGAGGGCGATCGACGATGCCGCCGTTGGGATAGAGGTAGCCCAACATAACCGGTGGCATGGTGCCTATGGATGTTATGCCGGTCGACCAGTCGTAGTAATAAATTTGATAGGCATTTTCGGTATCACCCCAGAGATAATCGTTACCCGCACCGCCCGAAATAAAATCCGCATCGGCACCTGCATATAACTTGTCATTACCTTCGCCTCCGATCAAGGTGTCGTTGCCATCGCCCCCGAAGAGGCGATCACTGCCGTCCATCCCAAGCAGGATGTCGTTTCCATCCAGCGAGAAAATAAAATCGTTCCCCAGGCCGCCGTCGAGCAGATCATTCAGGGTGGATCCACCCAGGTAGTCGTCTCCGGCCTCACCGTAGAAATAAGCGCCTTCCGTTTGGCCAACGGCGGTTTGGCGCGTTGCCAAGCCTGCTGAGTCATTTCCGTTTCCTAGATATACCGCAATGCCGGGGTTAGCCGCGATGCTGTTAACGCTGACCTTGTCGTTTCCTTCACCAACATAGATGGTATTGATGGTTGATGAATAGACGGCGTAGCTGGGGACGCTGGGTTCAGAACCGACGATTCCGCCGCTGCCGCTATATTTCGGGTCTCTGCGTGCGGCATTGCCGTTGATATACAGGGCGTCGATGGCATTGCCATAGGTGGTGGCGACAGCACCCGTCGTGGGCTCGGTTGATTCGATAAAGTTCAACCCCAAACTGCCACTGCTGAACTTATCTACGGCGATGGATGATCCATTCGGACCGCTGATTTGCAGCCAGTTGTCGTTGTTGGGTTTTTGGATGAGGGTGTAGGTGAAAGCGCCATCCTGACTGCGATAAACATTCTCGGCAATTTTTTCGCCGCCGGTGAGGACGGTGCTGTTGAAGATGATCTTGCCGCTGCCGTCGCTGTCGGCGATGACATCGAAGCCTTCGCCGCTGTTGTAGACGTAGGTGTCGTTACCGGCACCGCCTTGGAGGATGTCGCTGCCGGCGCCGCCGGTGAGTGTGTCGTCTCCGGCGCCACCATAGATATGATCGGTATCGGCGCCGCCGTTGAGAACATCATTGCCCACGC is part of the Gammaproteobacteria bacterium genome and harbors:
- a CDS encoding putative Ig domain-containing protein is translated as YNLFAKLDPSASIGTINSILTATSSNPANSLESALADLGTVFGKTYPSIEIHRDDFYKNFYELQAIIELETTAHPNLQLIPLVGLSRDAILAKAKQTDAEGQAYRYALQTLNPFVVLGIDYQTYNVNGELNLYDSTADTGLTDTYLDDRATFLANKIWSGVNDRHYENSGDDWAVYNGAPQSFDDINGAQLYRLYLAPTYPFTPPALAETSRLIFDQGTGITSNSTITGGDKWDHLYGGAGNDNISGGLGKDYLEGNAGDDTLSGGQDNDTLLGGTGADILSGDEGADTLNGGVGNDVLNGGADTDHIYGGAGDDTLTGGAGSDILQGGAGNDTYVYNSGEGFDVIADSDGSGKIIFNSTVLTGGEKIAENVYRSQDGAFTYTLIQKPNNDNWLQISGPNGSSIAVDKFSSGSLGLNFIESTEPTTGAVATTYGNAIDALYINGNAARRDPKYSGSGGIVGSEPSVPSYAVYSSTINTIYVGEGNDKVSVNSIAANPGIAVYLGNGNDSAGLATRQTAVGQTEGAYFYGEAGDDYLGGSTLNDLLDGGLGNDFIFSLDGNDILLGMDGSDRLFGGDGNDTLIGGEGNDKLYAGADADFISGGAGNDYLWGDTENAYQIYYYDWSTGITSIGTMPPVMLGYLYPNGGIVDRPLTRDVDQTRVGDDILSGDDGNDIIFGGGGNDQLYGGRDNDTLYGEAGDDQLDGGDGDDILFGDIYKAQYEADMSLAYTDNYADSSYAITAKGVYRQYQDAIDVAGNDRLSGGAGSDLLFGGRGDDELDGGEGNDGLQGGSGNDTYNFSGNWGVDVIQEESGVDIVDINSNVSSANFYTLQTGNDLYLLDGQGNQIIIKDWYTNPSARVEQFRFSDGTVWNANDLLQVASHQLGGSGNDTLIGGDGNDILEGDAPSLVVNKQYGNDHLEGGLGNDILYGGGGADTLLGGDGMDQLYGDDASVPDSAVGDDTLDGGAGNDVLVGDGGSDTLLGGDGDDTMDGDAVGLAAALYGNDYLDGGAGNDTLIGSGGSDTLIGGAGDDVLEGDSLGIDISLHGNDHLDGGLGNDTLFGGGGNDVLLGGEGDDRLLGESGDDSLEGGAGADKLWGGDGNDSLDGGTGDDLLNGGDGADTLLGGDGKDNLIGDLGDDILRGGAGVDNLSGGAGNDVLAGDEGDDTLSGGIGNDTLSGGLGNDVLHGDAGDDALAGGENDDALWGGDGSDSLSGDGGKDGLFGGSGNDLLDGGAGTDILFGDDGDDQLTGGTGDDELSGGIGNDTYLFNANWGIDSINTDDGGDVIQFGNDINKSDITAAKSVDDLVLIDGSGNQIFVRGWFVDPQSSIGEVRFADGTAWDRTILTQASSQQIGGPGNDTLRGNDGGQNHLSGGGGNDRLIGGDMADVLDGGADNDILNGNGGDDLLLGGSGSDVYIVGNVPGNVIVRDDVQDGSLNVVRLSPGMVVGDMTASRSGDSLVMSWKNTAGSATIENYFINPDAWQFTYTSGTVIPVARILDPQQNSTNLIDDERERYIESAYAALDYYSRELTPIKGRVDLTLVQGLPDNSLMPELTSGSEKLPYGIDPLNYLLKSVPGRGVNIQLMDDVFQRFEEYATINKVAGSDGADNILPATATEYTFRKERAYFKMGSLLALGNTNNTINHSLARIYDSGYVRPENVPAGELTGNEGVYNNIAMREVAVLSYNDRISVIDAGAGDDVVGTEAIYQPGSIWEAVGSTSFYGPLCIEGGEGNDWLFGGSTGDFLSGGQGSDVLFGYAGDDVLSGGAGWNYLYGSGGSDRYVVDLSEATETHIVDNGLFTSSDIGTLLYEAMSGTYEQNIQTLKGPEATLTTLIPELQAIFTNGLVLAEDTLKVNVNLADVKLSWVAPDSDGRLGIKITSKSNPDASVYVAQRGDNDFLGFGIENYQFSDVTLTRSDLLNYLGPVPTTWVFEGTAGNDYFTGSQGTDIFVGKEGADDLEGDDGNDVYLFNPGDGGDFIWDLSTLTGNSGGIDTLSLGMGIHPEDVTASLQFEDYGNGNTWSMLHLQIGSATGDSVDINWQYTYDDGTGIVSNDAFVEQLQFLNINGGQVFDLLGIINARKNELIDAYNQGTSIPLFTADVIANFDITSTVGLAGGDYAYNYATTGDIYTAPAQGQPSTNTAPQVSLPISDQLASEGAVFSFAVPTGMFTDADAGDSLTLSATRADGTALPGWLSFDAATQTFSGTPANGDVGVVGVKVTATDLAGASVSDNFVVTVANTNDAPTAAALIADQAATEDQAFSFTVPVNTFVDVDAGDSLIFTATNADGSALPSWLSFNATTRTFTGTPVNSDVGNIDIKVMATDLAGATVSDNFIISVANVNDAPIVAAPIVDQAANEGQPFSLTLPAGTFADIDAGDTLTLTAIQADGTALPSWMSFNSATQTFSGTPAIPDMGTLTIRVIATDTSGTQVTGDFLINVGTTRNVVTGTSGNDVLSGTSGADLMYGFAGNDSLDGAAANDSLVGDAGNDTYLFGRGYDVDTVTENDTTAGNTDVASFGAGIATDQLWFQHTGNNLDINIIGTSDHLVIKDWYLGSAYHVEQLKTADGKTLLDTNVENLVSAMAAFSAPSAGQLTLSPDVETALAPVLVANWQ